Proteins from a genomic interval of Phenylobacterium sp. LH3H17:
- a CDS encoding LptF/LptG family permease, protein MIGFGRLERYVMGRSLAGVGAAMAVISAVILLVSFVNLSREVAVRADVGVAQLFGLTLLQAPATILLLLPFVFLFGGIAAYVGLNRRSELVAMRAAGISAWRFILPSAGAAFVIGVITVTVFNPLAAAFSARYESDRADLMENYLTDAPKEVWLRQGDDRTQMVIHAKARDTVEGVVRLKAVSIFVYQKDKRGVPVFKRRLEAAEARLLPGYWRLTDVREASAGENSVRSDSLSIRSTLDAESAMERFAAPESVAFWRLPAAIRMTEQAGFSAGGYRLRHQQLLATPVLFAAMSILAAAFSLRLARLGGLAGLAGAGVGLGFVVFFFNEFSGALADADIIPLFAAAWAPPVVALLSGLALLCYTEDG, encoded by the coding sequence ATGATCGGGTTTGGCCGCCTCGAACGCTACGTGATGGGACGCAGCCTGGCGGGAGTCGGCGCGGCCATGGCGGTCATCTCCGCGGTGATCCTGCTGGTCTCGTTCGTGAACCTGTCCCGGGAAGTGGCGGTGCGGGCCGACGTCGGCGTCGCCCAGCTCTTCGGCCTGACCCTGCTGCAGGCGCCGGCCACCATCCTGCTGCTGCTGCCCTTCGTCTTCCTGTTCGGCGGGATCGCCGCCTATGTGGGCCTGAACCGCCGCTCGGAGCTGGTGGCCATGCGCGCGGCGGGCATTTCGGCCTGGCGTTTCATCCTGCCCTCGGCGGGGGCGGCCTTCGTGATCGGCGTGATCACGGTGACGGTGTTCAACCCGCTCGCCGCGGCTTTCAGCGCCCGCTACGAATCCGACCGTGCCGACCTGATGGAGAACTACCTGACCGACGCGCCCAAGGAGGTGTGGCTGCGCCAGGGCGATGACCGGACCCAGATGGTGATCCACGCCAAGGCCCGTGACACCGTCGAGGGTGTGGTGCGGCTGAAGGCGGTGTCGATCTTCGTCTACCAGAAGGACAAGCGCGGCGTTCCCGTGTTCAAGCGCCGGCTGGAGGCGGCCGAAGCGCGTCTGCTGCCCGGCTATTGGCGGCTGACCGACGTCCGCGAGGCCTCCGCCGGCGAGAACTCGGTGCGCTCCGACTCGCTGTCCATCCGCTCAACCCTCGACGCCGAATCAGCCATGGAGCGCTTCGCCGCGCCCGAGTCGGTCGCGTTCTGGCGATTGCCGGCGGCAATCCGCATGACCGAGCAGGCCGGATTCTCGGCCGGCGGCTATCGGCTGCGGCACCAGCAGCTGCTGGCCACGCCCGTGCTGTTCGCGGCCATGTCGATCCTGGCGGCGGCGTTTTCCCTGCGCCTGGCCCGGCTCGGCGGCCTGGCAGGCCTTGCGGGGGCTGGGGTCGGCCTTGGTTTCGTCGTGTTCTTCTTCAACGAGTTCTCCGGGGCCCTGGCCGACGCCGACATCATTCCGCTGTTCGCGGCGGCCTGGGCGCCGCCGGTCGTGGCCCTGCTGTCTGGCCTCGCCCTGCTCTGCTACACCGAAGATGGTTGA
- a CDS encoding LPS-assembly protein LptD has protein sequence MSLRRRSASAKRGLLAGVALLVLSSAQAYAQAPKTGPSPDGLAEDQLYMEADLVVRDDKNKVSTATGDVEVRYQGRTLRAQELVYDEAKGTMRARGETSILNADGSVEYADEIVLDDKMKAGVATGFAARMPKNIKIAAASAVRRSDRINELNRAIYTPCDICAPDGTKPKTPTWSIKAERVVQDKDRQLVYYRNAVVQIFGVPLVYLPVFWHPDPEAVRKSGLLPPELSASDRRGLSYEQPYLFVLSPHSDLTVSPQINTKVSPFVNGRYRKRFYSGALDARFGYTYDEDFDSKGDPFGDKTSRSYVLASGAFAINDKWRWGFTAERTSDDLLFDKYEIGGVYENRGPYVADDRRLISQLYTTRETRNSYFSAAAFTIQGLRPGDNERTFPIVGPLIESRWEPDGKVMGGRLRFRASAVALTREQSPLNAPPLRLDGLDSRRATGEVDWRSVYTSTAGLRIAPYVQARFDAYSLDDNFVGVVGVGPRSKTLSRGLAVAGADISWPFIRRFKDLSVILEPIAQIALSPDLKQVELGRNALGQPVYLNEDSIAFEFDETNLFRANKFPGYDLYEDGLRANVGGRASVFWDDGRRATILVGRSLRTERNDVFNTQSGLRPKASDWIVSATAEPLRGLSFFSRARLDADDLNIARAETGANVNSKWGHGYVRYLRDRADPNGLKVENLDLGGEVYLSKHWGLTAYGNRDLVQKAWVIRDLGVVYRDECTRLDFIYRREDTILGRLGPSESFTFRLTLATLGEQ, from the coding sequence ATGAGTTTGCGCAGGCGTTCAGCCTCGGCCAAGCGCGGCCTGCTCGCGGGCGTGGCGCTCCTGGTGCTGTCCTCGGCGCAGGCGTACGCCCAGGCGCCGAAGACCGGCCCCTCGCCCGACGGCCTGGCCGAGGATCAGCTTTACATGGAAGCGGACCTCGTGGTCCGCGACGACAAGAACAAGGTCAGCACCGCCACGGGGGACGTCGAGGTCCGCTACCAGGGCCGCACCCTACGCGCCCAGGAACTGGTCTATGACGAAGCCAAGGGCACCATGCGCGCCCGCGGCGAGACCTCGATCCTCAACGCCGACGGCTCGGTGGAATACGCTGACGAGATCGTGCTGGACGACAAGATGAAGGCGGGTGTCGCCACCGGCTTCGCCGCGCGCATGCCGAAGAACATCAAGATCGCCGCGGCCAGCGCCGTGCGGCGCTCCGACCGGATCAACGAGCTGAACCGGGCGATCTACACACCGTGCGATATCTGCGCCCCGGACGGAACCAAGCCCAAGACCCCGACCTGGTCGATCAAGGCCGAGCGAGTGGTTCAGGACAAGGACCGGCAGCTCGTCTACTACCGCAACGCAGTGGTGCAGATTTTCGGCGTGCCGCTGGTCTACCTGCCGGTGTTTTGGCATCCAGACCCCGAGGCGGTCCGCAAGTCCGGATTGCTGCCGCCCGAGCTCTCGGCCTCCGACCGCCGCGGCCTGTCGTACGAGCAGCCCTATCTGTTCGTTCTCTCGCCACATTCGGATTTGACGGTAAGTCCTCAAATCAACACGAAAGTTAGCCCTTTCGTCAATGGGCGTTATCGCAAGCGCTTCTACTCCGGCGCCCTCGACGCCCGCTTCGGCTATACCTATGACGAGGACTTTGACAGCAAGGGCGACCCGTTCGGCGACAAGACCTCGCGCAGCTACGTCCTCGCCTCCGGCGCCTTCGCCATCAACGACAAATGGCGCTGGGGTTTCACAGCCGAGCGGACGTCCGACGACCTGCTGTTCGACAAGTACGAGATCGGCGGCGTCTACGAGAACCGCGGCCCCTACGTGGCCGACGACCGGCGGCTGATCTCCCAGCTCTATACGACCCGCGAGACCCGGAACTCGTACTTCTCAGCCGCCGCCTTCACTATTCAGGGCCTGCGCCCGGGCGACAACGAGCGGACCTTCCCCATCGTGGGGCCGCTGATCGAGTCCCGCTGGGAGCCGGACGGCAAGGTCATGGGCGGACGCCTGAGGTTCCGGGCCAGCGCGGTGGCCCTGACGCGCGAGCAGTCACCGTTGAACGCCCCGCCGCTGCGCCTCGACGGCCTCGACAGCCGCCGCGCCACCGGCGAGGTCGACTGGCGGAGCGTCTACACCTCCACCGCGGGTCTGCGGATCGCGCCCTATGTCCAGGCGCGCTTCGACGCCTACAGCCTCGACGACAACTTCGTCGGCGTGGTGGGGGTGGGGCCGAGATCCAAGACCCTGTCGCGCGGACTGGCCGTCGCCGGCGCCGACATCTCGTGGCCGTTTATCCGTCGTTTCAAAGACTTGTCGGTTATTCTTGAGCCGATTGCTCAGATCGCCCTATCGCCGGACCTGAAGCAGGTCGAACTGGGTCGCAACGCCCTCGGGCAGCCGGTCTATCTGAACGAGGACTCGATCGCCTTCGAGTTCGACGAGACCAACCTGTTCCGCGCCAACAAATTCCCCGGCTACGACCTCTATGAAGACGGGCTGCGGGCAAATGTCGGCGGCCGTGCGTCGGTGTTCTGGGACGACGGGCGACGGGCCACCATCCTTGTTGGGCGCTCCCTGCGCACAGAACGCAACGATGTGTTCAACACCCAGAGCGGCCTGCGGCCAAAGGCCTCGGACTGGATCGTCTCGGCCACCGCCGAACCCCTGCGCGGCCTCTCGTTCTTCAGCCGAGCCCGCCTGGACGCCGACGACCTGAACATCGCCCGCGCCGAGACCGGAGCCAACGTCAATTCCAAGTGGGGCCACGGCTATGTCCGCTATCTGCGCGACCGGGCCGATCCCAACGGGCTCAAGGTGGAGAACCTC
- the lptF gene encoding LPS export ABC transporter permease LptF: protein MPLIDRYLFRQLLGPTVLATAALTAVALLSQSLSALDIIVSQRQSALVFAKVTVLALPQLLNMVLPIAVFVAALVALNRLHTEQEIVVCFAGGMSRWRVISPALRLASIVAVLALVMNLWIQPAASREMRQTLFNVRTDLASTLIREGEFTAPAPGLTVYAQSVDGTGLIHNLFIHQEKADGDASTYTADTGRLAKRGERPVLVMQKGSNQQFSETGVLNYLSFDEYIFDLSPFMATGEMIHYKPSDRYLHELLFPDLQQDWEKRNRLKLLAEGHNRLASPLYNVALMAMALSAIIGGRFSRMGYGRRIAVVGAAAVTVRILGFVVQAGAESEAWLNILQYAVPVAATYFALHSIFRQKVSRFIDMQLKPARIPRRAGAAA, encoded by the coding sequence ATGCCGCTGATCGACCGCTATCTGTTCCGCCAGCTCCTGGGACCGACCGTGCTGGCCACGGCGGCGCTGACGGCCGTGGCCCTGCTGAGCCAGAGTCTGTCGGCCCTGGACATCATCGTCAGCCAGCGGCAGAGCGCGCTGGTCTTCGCCAAGGTGACGGTGCTGGCCTTGCCCCAGCTGCTCAACATGGTGCTGCCGATCGCCGTGTTCGTGGCGGCGCTGGTGGCGCTGAACCGATTGCACACCGAACAGGAGATCGTGGTCTGCTTCGCCGGCGGCATGAGTCGCTGGCGGGTGATCTCGCCGGCCCTGCGGCTGGCCTCGATCGTCGCGGTCCTCGCCCTGGTCATGAACCTCTGGATACAGCCGGCCGCGTCGCGGGAGATGCGCCAGACCCTGTTCAATGTGCGTACGGACCTCGCCTCGACGCTGATTCGCGAGGGCGAGTTCACCGCCCCCGCCCCCGGCCTGACCGTCTACGCCCAGTCCGTCGACGGGACCGGCCTGATCCACAACCTGTTCATCCATCAGGAGAAGGCTGACGGCGACGCGTCCACCTACACCGCCGACACCGGAAGGCTGGCCAAGCGCGGCGAGCGGCCCGTCCTGGTCATGCAGAAGGGCTCCAACCAGCAGTTCAGCGAGACCGGGGTGCTGAACTACCTCTCCTTCGACGAGTACATCTTCGATCTCTCACCGTTCATGGCGACCGGCGAGATGATTCATTACAAGCCCTCCGACCGTTACCTGCACGAGCTGCTGTTCCCCGACCTCCAGCAGGATTGGGAGAAGCGCAATCGGCTGAAGCTGCTGGCCGAGGGCCACAATCGCCTCGCAAGCCCCCTGTACAATGTCGCCCTGATGGCCATGGCCCTGTCGGCGATCATCGGCGGCCGCTTCTCGCGCATGGGCTATGGCCGTCGGATCGCCGTCGTCGGCGCGGCGGCGGTCACCGTGCGGATCCTGGGCTTCGTGGTCCAGGCGGGCGCCGAGTCCGAGGCCTGGCTCAACATCCTGCAATACGCCGTGCCGGTCGCGGCCACCTACTTCGCCCTGCACAGCATCTTCCGGCAGAAGGTCTCGCGGTTCATTGACATGCAGCTGAAGCCGGCGCGCATCCCCCGTCGCGCGGGAGCGGCGGCATGA
- a CDS encoding leucyl aminopeptidase, whose product MEIEFVAAQAALADKTALAVIVFEGDVLAGAAGELDAQAGGALGRAVAGGRFTGAKGQVLDVHGAPGASPRIVLVGAGKADAFDDLAVENAAASAYGAVKASGLAILRLRLPKDGAHTAAQAALGVRLAAYRFDRYRTKEPAEKKPTVIKTQIVTDEADAALAAFPPYAALADAVAFSRDLVSEPPNVLYPEEFARRVKALESLGLEVEILGEAEMAKLGMGSLLGVGQGSTRESQLAVIKWYGAKDKKAQPIAFVGKGVCFDTGGISLKPADGMEDMKWDMGGAGAVAGLMHVLAGRKAKVNAIGILGLVENMPDGNAQRPGDVVTSMSGQTIEIINTDAEGRLVLADAVWYCQDRFKPKFMVDLATLTGAIIISLGNDYAGLFSNNDELSANLLAASTAEGEPLWRMPLPPQYDKNIDSVIADMKNTGGRPGGSITAALFIQRFANGLPWAHLDIASTAWKKPSSVPTIPEGATGYGVRLLNRMVADKYES is encoded by the coding sequence ATGGAGATCGAGTTCGTCGCGGCGCAAGCCGCTTTGGCCGACAAGACGGCTCTGGCCGTCATCGTGTTCGAGGGTGATGTCCTGGCCGGCGCGGCCGGAGAACTCGACGCTCAGGCAGGCGGCGCGCTGGGACGCGCGGTCGCCGGCGGCCGCTTTACCGGCGCCAAGGGCCAGGTCCTGGATGTCCATGGCGCTCCGGGCGCCTCTCCGCGCATCGTGCTGGTGGGCGCGGGCAAGGCCGACGCCTTCGACGACCTGGCCGTGGAGAACGCCGCCGCCAGCGCCTATGGTGCGGTGAAGGCCTCGGGCCTGGCCATCCTGCGCCTGCGCCTGCCCAAGGACGGGGCCCATACCGCCGCCCAGGCCGCGCTCGGCGTGCGCCTGGCCGCCTACCGCTTCGACCGCTACCGCACCAAGGAGCCGGCGGAGAAGAAGCCCACGGTCATAAAGACCCAGATCGTCACCGACGAGGCCGATGCAGCCTTGGCGGCCTTCCCGCCCTATGCGGCCCTGGCGGACGCCGTGGCCTTCTCCCGCGACCTGGTCTCCGAGCCGCCGAACGTCCTCTATCCCGAGGAATTCGCCCGCCGGGTTAAGGCCCTGGAGAGCCTGGGCCTCGAGGTCGAGATCCTGGGCGAGGCCGAGATGGCCAAGCTGGGCATGGGTTCGCTGCTGGGTGTCGGCCAGGGCAGCACCCGCGAGAGCCAGCTTGCGGTCATCAAGTGGTACGGCGCCAAGGACAAGAAGGCCCAACCCATCGCCTTCGTTGGAAAGGGGGTCTGCTTCGACACCGGCGGCATCAGCCTCAAACCCGCCGACGGCATGGAAGACATGAAGTGGGACATGGGCGGCGCCGGCGCCGTCGCCGGCCTCATGCATGTGCTGGCCGGGCGCAAGGCCAAGGTCAACGCCATCGGCATCCTGGGCCTGGTGGAGAACATGCCCGACGGGAACGCCCAGCGCCCCGGCGACGTGGTCACGTCCATGTCCGGCCAGACCATCGAGATCATCAACACGGACGCCGAGGGCCGCCTCGTCCTCGCCGACGCCGTCTGGTACTGCCAGGACCGATTCAAGCCGAAGTTCATGGTCGACCTGGCGACGCTCACCGGCGCGATCATCATCTCGCTCGGCAACGACTATGCGGGCCTTTTCTCCAACAACGACGAGCTATCAGCCAACCTGCTGGCGGCCTCGACCGCCGAGGGCGAGCCCCTGTGGCGGATGCCGCTGCCGCCGCAGTACGACAAGAACATCGACTCGGTGATCGCCGACATGAAGAACACCGGCGGGCGGCCGGGCGGCTCGATCACCGCGGCCCTGTTCATCCAGAGATTCGCCAACGGCCTGCCCTGGGCGCACCTCGACATCGCCTCCACCGCCTGGAAGAAGCCCTCCAGCGTCCCAACCATCCCGGAGGGCGCCACCGGCTATGGCGTGCGCCTGCTGAACCGGATGGTCGCCGACAAGTACGAGAGCTGA